The Salvia miltiorrhiza cultivar Shanhuang (shh) chromosome 1, IMPLAD_Smil_shh, whole genome shotgun sequence genome has a window encoding:
- the LOC131005279 gene encoding 40S ribosomal protein S29-like yields MGHSNIWNSHPKNYGPGSRTCRVCGNPHGIIRKYGLMCCRQCFRSNAKEIGFIKYR; encoded by the exons ATGGGGCACTCCAACATCTGGAATTCTCACCCGAAAAATTATGGCCCTGGATCCCGCACCTG CCGTGTTTGCGGGAACCCTCATGGAATAATTAGGAAGTACGGTTTGATGTGCTGCAGACAATGCTTCCGCAGCAATGCTAAGGAAATCGGATTTATTAAG TATCGCTGA
- the LOC131005278 gene encoding QWRF motif-containing protein 2, which yields MCILEFVMMVAAVSGAASTTAPQNPKTTASHHEHGRRPPLLPSEKDNSNGISNNPKKPKSRIVSSRYMSPSTSTSTSNSSSLSSSSSSSRRFPSPVVSRNSTPLPNAPSLTSKRSVSVDRRRQGVSRPLTPDFDPKNGNVSAATKLLVTSTRSLSVSFQGEAFSLPISKTKVAPPSPNLTSVRKGTPERRRSSTPSRGKADIVDSCKLADQHRWPARHRLMNPLSRSLECSGNVEDRSSLSGSVSAVRSLQHSMIDERRPSLDGRACLDLGHPELPNVVQRSPYGNSVNNEVLMPCDLTTSDSDSVSSGSTSGIQECGRASQRQNGPRGIFASAKFWQETNSRLRRLQDPGSPLSTSPGSKLIVPPKLKKYSGNGSILSSPRTMSSPIRGGVRAASPSKLMTPVGSSPSRGHSPSRIRNAVSTINNNFTDTPSVLSFAVDVQRGKVGESKILDAHFLRLLYNRHLQWRFVNARTEAVLLVQKRSAEKNLWNAWITSSDLRDTVAKRRHRLQLLRQKLKLASILKKQMTFLEDWASLDENHLISVVGAIEALKASTLRLPVVGGATGDVQSLQKAIGSAVEVMQAMASSVYLLLPTVEEVSSLVSELAKVTKKERALLEQCTDYISLLEAMQVKESNLRTHLVQCNRVRRACPKTGRSDCI from the exons ATGTGTATTCTTGAATTTGTGATGATGGTGGCTGCTGTTTCCGGAGCAGCTTCGACAACCGCCCCCCAAAACCCCAAAACTACCGCTTCCCACCACGAGCACGGCCGAAGGCCGCCATTGCTGCCCTCTGAAAAGGATAACAGCAATGGGATTTCGAACAACCCTAAAAAGCCCAAATCAAGAATTGTGTCTTCTAGATACATGTCCCCTTCAACTTCCACCTCCACTTCAAATTCCTCTTCACTCTCCTCTTCCTCGTCTTCTTCTAGAAGGTTCCCCTCGCCTGTGGTTTCAAGAAACTCCACCCCTTTGCCGAATGCGCCTTCTTTAACCTCTAAGAGGTCGGTTTCTGTAGACAGGAGGCGGCAGGGGGTTTCCAGGCCTTTAACACCTGATTTTGATCCCAAAAATGGTAATGTTTCAGCTGCCACTAAGCTTCTTGTGACCTCAACTAGGAGTTTGTCTGTTTCATTTCAAGGGGAGGCGTTTTCGCTGCCCATTAGTAAGACTAAGGTGGCCCCTCCTTCCCCTAATTTGACTAGTGTGAGGAAGGGGACTCCGGAGAGGAGGAGGAGTAGTACTCCATCGAGAGGGAAGGCCGACATTGTAGATAGTTGTAAGCTTGCTGATCAGCATAGGTGGCCAGCTAGGCATCGATTGATGAATCCCCTTTCGAGGAGTTTGGAATGTAGTGGCAATGTTGAGGATAGGAGTTCCCTAAGTGGGTCTGTGAGTGCAGTTCGATCACTGCAGCACTCAATGATTGATGAGCGGAGGCCTTCACTTGATGGTAGGGCATGTCTTGATTTGGGCCACCCTGAGCTTCCAAATGTGGTTCAGCGATCCCCTTATGGAAATTCAGTTAATAATGAGGTGCTGATGCCATGTGACCTCACCACGTCTGATTCGGATAGTGTCTCATCTGGTAGCACTTCAGGAATTCAAGAATGTGGCCGGGCTTCCCAAAGGCAAAATGGGCCTCGTGGGATTTTTGCTTCAGCTAAATTTTGGCAAGAAACTAACAGCCGACTTAGGAGACTGCAGGATCCTGGCTCCCCTTTGTCTACAAGTCCTGGCTCTAAGCTGATTGTACCGCCTAAATTGAAAAAGTATAGTGGTAACGGTTCAATTTTATCATCCCCAAGAACAATGTCTTCTCCTATTCGTGGTGGTGTTAGGGCTGCATCTCCTAGCAAGCTTATGACACCTGTGGGATCGTCTCCATCGAGGGGGCATAGTCCATCTCGCATCAGAAATGCTGTTAGCACCATTAACAACAATTTCACTGACACACCCTCGGTTCTTAGTTTTGCTGTTGATGTACAGAGAGGGAAAGTTGGGGAGAGCAAAATCTTAGATGCTCATTTTTTGAGACTTTTATACAATCGGCACTTGCAGTGGCGCTTTGTAAATGCTAGGACTGAAGCAGTCTTGCTTGTACAGAAACGCAGTGCAGAG AAGAATCTGTGGAACGCATGGATAACAAGCTCAGATCTACGTGATACTGTCGCCAAAAGAAGACACAGATTGCAGTTGCTAAGGCAAAAGTTGAAACTAGCTTCCATTTTAAAAAAACAA ATGACATTTCTGGAAGATTGGGCATCTTTGGACGAAAACCACTTGATTTCTGTGGTTGGAGCTATTGAAGCTTTGAAGGCTAGCACTCTTCGTCTTCCAGTTGTCGGAGGAGCCACC GGCGATGTCCAAAGCTTGCAGAAAGCTATTGGTTCAGCTGTTGAAGTTATGCAAGCAATGGCATCCTCAGTATATTTGCTTCTCCCAACG GTCGAGGAAGTGAGTTCTTTAGTGAGTGAACTTGCGAAAGTAACGAAAAAGGAGAGAGCTTTGCTTGAGCAATGCACAGACTACATTTCCCTTTTAGAAGCCATGCAG GTTAAAGAAAGTAATCTAAGAACACACCTAGTACAGTGTAACCGTGTACGAAGAGCATGTCCGAAGACGGGTAGAAGTGATTGTATCTGA